A region of the Pseudarthrobacter sp. MM222 genome:
AGTGAGCGTCCGGACAGTTGCCAGCCCGCCCTCAACCCTCAGCCGGTTCTCCGCATATCCCTGGTCAGGAAAAACAAGGTCGGTCAGGACCACCTTGCCGTCCTGCGCGAAAACCTCCACCGAGCAATGGTCGACGACGATCTGCAGCTTGAGTACGCCGTCCTCAAGGACCAGCGGGGCTGACTCCACGGATGAAAACTCTTCGTGAAAGCCGGTGTTACCTGACCGCCTGCGGTCCAGGACGAGTTCGGCAGTGGCGGCGTTGTAGCTCAGCACTGTCCCCGCGCTTCCTTCATCATTTCCGAAGAGATGGAAGGCTACTTCTTCGGCGCTTTGAGGCAGTATCTCCGCCTCGATGATTTGGGCGCTGCCGGGTACCGCCTCCGGCAACCGGACGGATGAATTTCGCAGCTCGAAGGTGCCTGACTGCATTTGCTCGTCGGCCGCAGGCAACTCTTCTCCTGCGCAGAGGCCGGCCAGGACCGGTTGCTGGGTCAGGCGGGCGGAGCCGTTTCCTGCTGTGAGGCGCAGTTCGCGGGCGAGGGTCATCGAGGACCGCCAGGGGGCGGTGGGCAGCTGGTTGGCGTAGTCCCAGTTGTTCATCCAGCCGATAATGATGCGCCGGCCATCCGGGGCGTTGCTGAAGGACACCGAGGCGTAGCAGTCGCGCCCCCAGTCCAGCCACAGGCATTGCTGCAGCGCTGCAGCGGCCGCGGAGGAATCGCCCAGGGCGCTGACCCCTGCTGGCGCCACGAGTGAACCGGCGTCGGGGAGGAATCGGACGCCGTCGAAGTGCCCGACGAAGTACTGGCCGCCGGAACCTCCTGCCACTGCGCCGGGGTTGATGTTTACGATCAGCACCCATTTGATGTTGTCCGGGTCCCCGTCCACCGCCAGGGGAAAGAGATCGGGGCACTCCCATTCGCCGGCGTCGGCGTTGGCCGGGCCGAAGTCGCTCAGAAATTCCCAGGATTTGAGGTCTTCCGAACGATAGAAGACCACCTTTTGGTGCTGCGCTTCGACGGCGACCATGATCCAGCAGGCACCCTGGTCCCCTTCATAGCGGAAGACTTTGGGATCGCGGAAGTTCGCGGAGTGTCTGGTGAGGACAGGGTTTCCCTCGTATTTTCGCCATGTCATTCCCGCGTCCGTGCTGTAGGCAAGCGACTGGGCCTGCGTGCCGCTGTGTTTGGACGCGGCTTTGTAGGCACTGGTGTAAATGGCTACGAGGGCAGGTGCCTCCGCCGTGCCGAAACCGGACGTGTTGCCATGGTCCACTACGACACTTCCCGAGAAGACGTCCTCTGTCTCGTCGCAGGCAAGGGCAACAGGATGTTCCGTCCAGTGCAGCAAGTCACGGGAGGTGGCGTGACCCCAGGACATGTTGCCCCAGACGTTGCCGTACGGGTTGTTCTGGAAGAAAAGGTGGTACACGCCGTCGTAGAAGACTAGGCCGTTGGGATCGTTCAGCCAGGTATCCCGTGCCGAAAAGTGGATGGCAGGCCGGAACCTGGAGGTTGCGGCCGGGGCTGTTTCCGGGTGTGCGGCATCAAGGCAACTGGACATGTGTGGCGTTCCTCTTGGGACGTGGAAGGGGCTGGCTGCCTATTGCCGGGGAGCCGCGATGGAATCGCGGCGCACCAGGGGGCAACTCAGAATGGTCGGGTGAAGTGCCATGAGGGAAAGGTCGGTCTTCCCCTCGACGGCGTCAATCAGGTGCTCGGTGGCCCAAGCACCCATCTCGTAGTGAGGCAGGGCCACGGTGGTGAGGCCCGGGTAAAGGTTGGCGGCGATCAGTTCCTGGTCATCGAAGCCGACGACTGAAAGGTCAGCGGGGATGGTGAGCCCCAACTCAGCAGCGGCGCGGTAGGCTCCCATTGCCATCCGGTCGTTGTAGCAGAACAAGCCGGTGGGCGGGTCCTCGCGTGCCAGGATCCGCCGGGCCGCTTCATAGCCGCCTTGCACCTCGGAGACCTCGGACTCGACAGGTGCCGCGTCGCCGTCGAGCCCTGCTTCAGTCAGCGTGGCCCGGAAGGCCTGGAGCCGCTGACGGGTTGCGGGGACATCATCGGTGTTGTTGATAAAGCCCACCCGGGTGTGGCCCGCCTGGAGGAGCGCGCCCACGGCGGCGCGCGCCCCACCTTCCTCGTCGGGGATCA
Encoded here:
- a CDS encoding LacI family DNA-binding transcriptional regulator; protein product: MSNRNIGIKDVAVAAGVSVTTVSHVLNEVSYARISPETRDKVRAIAEELGYGPNRLAQALRTQRTGMLGLVSEEIATTPHAGRIILGAEEAAKARGYNLMIINTSGSASLESRQADVEALLERRVDGILYATMYHRNVELPASLGSVPSVLVDSVATGGNITAVIPDEEGGARAAVGALLQAGHTRVGFINNTDDVPATRQRLQAFRATLTEAGLDGDAAPVESEVSEVQGGYEAARRILAREDPPTGLFCYNDRMAMGAYRAAAELGLTIPADLSVVGFDDQELIAANLYPGLTTVALPHYEMGAWATEHLIDAVEGKTDLSLMALHPTILSCPLVRRDSIAAPRQ
- a CDS encoding glycoside hydrolase family 32 protein — protein: MSSCLDAAHPETAPAATSRFRPAIHFSARDTWLNDPNGLVFYDGVYHLFFQNNPYGNVWGNMSWGHATSRDLLHWTEHPVALACDETEDVFSGSVVVDHGNTSGFGTAEAPALVAIYTSAYKAASKHSGTQAQSLAYSTDAGMTWRKYEGNPVLTRHSANFRDPKVFRYEGDQGACWIMVAVEAQHQKVVFYRSEDLKSWEFLSDFGPANADAGEWECPDLFPLAVDGDPDNIKWVLIVNINPGAVAGGSGGQYFVGHFDGVRFLPDAGSLVAPAGVSALGDSSAAAAALQQCLWLDWGRDCYASVSFSNAPDGRRIIIGWMNNWDYANQLPTAPWRSSMTLARELRLTAGNGSARLTQQPVLAGLCAGEELPAADEQMQSGTFELRNSSVRLPEAVPGSAQIIEAEILPQSAEEVAFHLFGNDEGSAGTVLSYNAATAELVLDRRRSGNTGFHEEFSSVESAPLVLEDGVLKLQIVVDHCSVEVFAQDGKVVLTDLVFPDQGYAENRLRVEGGLATVRTLTVTALG